Proteins encoded together in one Catellatospora citrea window:
- a CDS encoding alpha/beta hydrolase produces MSLSPQSVSAAATPPRSAIRVLAALLFAAAALTVPAAGAQAAPRPSVQVGSLTLPPCQTSTLAWCLKAQLPFDHADPAAGTHGVYFEWYPATGGSAAGTVLTVQGGPGYGSTDYRDDYLKMLGPLTQTRNVLIVDLRGTGKSDPVTCAPVQGWKIADGNQAYIDAVGACGAQLNTTRRRADGSYVRGAELYTTANAARDVALLLDRLGTGKVDLYGDSYGTYFGQVFTARYAAKLRSVTLDAAYPVLGADPFYPDVIATARTAFDKVCARAAACAAAAPGSSWARITSMVNAVRAAPFTGVVKDVSGKNVTVTIDVAAMVMLVQAAGWDNGVYRELDPAIRAYLDRGDRLPIQRLAARSLWYGDGGAVSEFSSGLYVANSCNDYPQAFSYSGTTAQRLAQYHAAVAALPSGMFAPFTVDEWVASPAEEFDACLKWPAPVVDDAPITTSPPLAPATLPVLVLSGELDSLTSPAEGQRVAQQLGSSARWIQVGNMYHVSAMLDFVGCAEGLVHTFIGNPAGLTAMNASCAANMPEVHTPGAFPMTLAQATPATAGTGNAAGADARRLAAVGASVVGDAIWNWWYVPLNKVSELRGGVVQFSGGPDVYTGNVNSVYWTTDVRVDGSLTWNRTTGHVTAALQVYGPGTLQATVNVSYDDYTPGGVATLTGSSGGANLVATVPVP; encoded by the coding sequence ATGTCACTGAGCCCCCAGTCAGTTTCAGCGGCGGCCACTCCGCCCCGGTCCGCCATCAGAGTCCTGGCCGCGCTGCTGTTCGCGGCGGCGGCGCTCACCGTGCCCGCCGCGGGCGCGCAGGCCGCCCCGCGCCCGTCCGTGCAGGTCGGCTCGCTCACCCTGCCGCCCTGCCAGACCTCCACCCTGGCCTGGTGCCTGAAGGCGCAGTTGCCTTTCGACCACGCCGACCCGGCCGCGGGCACGCACGGCGTCTACTTCGAGTGGTACCCGGCCACCGGCGGGTCCGCGGCGGGCACGGTGCTCACCGTGCAGGGCGGGCCCGGCTACGGCTCCACCGACTACCGCGACGACTACCTGAAGATGCTCGGCCCGCTGACGCAGACCCGCAACGTGCTGATCGTCGACCTGCGCGGCACCGGCAAGTCCGATCCGGTCACCTGCGCGCCGGTGCAGGGCTGGAAGATCGCCGACGGGAATCAGGCGTACATCGACGCCGTCGGCGCCTGCGGCGCCCAGCTCAACACGACCCGCCGCCGTGCGGACGGCAGCTACGTGCGCGGGGCCGAGCTGTACACCACCGCCAACGCCGCCCGCGACGTCGCGCTGTTGCTCGACCGGCTCGGCACCGGGAAGGTCGACCTCTACGGCGACTCCTACGGCACCTACTTCGGCCAGGTCTTCACCGCCCGGTACGCGGCGAAGCTGCGCTCGGTGACCCTTGACGCGGCGTACCCGGTGCTGGGCGCGGATCCGTTCTACCCGGACGTGATCGCGACCGCGCGCACCGCCTTCGACAAGGTCTGCGCCCGGGCCGCTGCTTGCGCCGCCGCGGCTCCCGGCTCGTCCTGGGCCCGGATCACCAGCATGGTGAACGCGGTCCGCGCCGCGCCGTTCACCGGCGTGGTCAAGGACGTGAGCGGCAAGAACGTCACCGTCACCATCGACGTGGCCGCGATGGTCATGCTGGTCCAGGCCGCGGGCTGGGACAACGGCGTCTACCGGGAGCTGGACCCGGCGATCCGCGCCTACCTCGACCGCGGGGACCGGCTGCCGATCCAGCGGCTGGCCGCCCGCTCCCTCTGGTACGGCGACGGGGGCGCGGTGTCCGAGTTCTCCAGCGGGCTGTACGTCGCGAACTCCTGCAACGACTACCCGCAGGCCTTCTCCTACAGCGGCACGACCGCGCAGCGGCTGGCGCAGTACCACGCGGCGGTCGCCGCGTTGCCGAGCGGCATGTTCGCTCCGTTCACGGTGGACGAGTGGGTGGCCAGCCCGGCAGAGGAGTTCGACGCCTGCCTGAAGTGGCCGGCCCCGGTCGTCGACGACGCCCCCATCACCACGAGCCCGCCGCTGGCCCCGGCGACGCTGCCGGTGCTGGTGCTCTCCGGCGAGCTCGACTCGCTGACCTCGCCCGCCGAGGGCCAGCGCGTGGCCCAGCAGCTGGGCAGCTCCGCCCGGTGGATCCAGGTCGGGAACATGTACCACGTCTCGGCGATGCTCGACTTCGTCGGCTGCGCCGAAGGCCTGGTGCACACCTTCATCGGCAACCCGGCCGGGCTGACGGCGATGAACGCCTCCTGCGCGGCGAACATGCCGGAGGTGCACACGCCCGGCGCGTTCCCGATGACGCTGGCGCAGGCGACGCCGGCCACGGCCGGGACGGGCAACGCGGCGGGCGCGGACGCCCGGCGGCTCGCCGCCGTCGGCGCCTCGGTGGTCGGCGACGCGATCTGGAACTGGTGGTACGTGCCGCTCAACAAGGTCTCCGAGCTGCGTGGCGGGGTGGTGCAGTTCAGCGGCGGCCCGGACGTCTACACCGGCAACGTCAACAGCGTCTACTGGACCACCGACGTGCGCGTCGACGGATCGTTGACCTGGAACCGGACCACCGGCCACGTCACCGCCGCCTTGCAGGTGTACGGCCCAGGCACGCTGCAGGCCACGGTGAACGTGTCCTACGACGACTACACGCCGGGTGGTGTCGCGACGCTCACCGGCAGCTCAGGCGGGGCGAACCTGGTCGCCACGGTGCCCGTCCCGTGA
- the cimA gene encoding citramalate synthase yields MQIFDTTLRDGAQREGITYSVADKLAVARLLDQFGVGFIEGGWPGAVPKDTEFFERARTELELQNALLVAFGSTRKAGVAAADDAQLAGLLAAQTPVVCLVAKSDVRHVERALRTTREENLAMVADSVNHLRAHGRRVFVDCEHFFDGFRFDPEYTASVVRTALDAGAERVVLCDTNGGMLPSQVSKAIAELVERLGVSPESFGMHAQNDTACAVANTIAAVEAGVRHVQGTANGYGERPGNADIFAVVANLQLKLGMTVLPDGCLEQMAHVSHAIAEIANIAPDSHQAYVGSAAFAHKAGLHASAIKVDPALYNHVDPAVVGNDMTILVTEMAGRASIELKSRELGLDLAGLPDTLSKVTHRVKELEAAGWSFEAADASFELLVRQSLGEQTTPFTLESYRVIVEHREDGAVVSEATVKLRVRGERVIATAEGNGPVNALDQALRQALERHFPQLTGLELADYKVRILAGSHGTDAVTRVLVETVDTDGRDWTTVGVHENVVEASWRALVDALAYGVAAAGGDRKVRSRR; encoded by the coding sequence ATGCAGATCTTCGACACCACGCTGCGCGACGGCGCCCAGCGCGAGGGCATCACCTACTCGGTAGCCGACAAACTCGCGGTGGCGCGCCTGCTCGATCAGTTCGGGGTCGGGTTCATCGAGGGCGGGTGGCCGGGCGCGGTGCCCAAGGACACCGAGTTCTTCGAACGGGCCAGAACCGAACTGGAGCTGCAGAACGCGCTGCTGGTGGCGTTCGGCTCGACCCGCAAGGCGGGGGTCGCGGCGGCCGACGACGCGCAGCTCGCCGGCCTGCTCGCCGCGCAGACGCCGGTGGTGTGCCTGGTCGCCAAGTCCGACGTGCGCCACGTCGAGCGCGCGCTGCGCACCACCCGCGAGGAGAACCTCGCCATGGTCGCCGACAGCGTGAACCACCTGCGCGCCCACGGCCGCCGGGTCTTCGTCGACTGCGAGCACTTCTTCGACGGCTTCCGCTTCGACCCCGAGTACACCGCGTCGGTGGTGCGCACCGCGCTGGACGCGGGCGCCGAGCGGGTGGTGCTCTGCGACACCAACGGCGGCATGCTGCCCTCGCAGGTCAGCAAGGCCATCGCCGAACTCGTCGAGCGGCTGGGCGTCTCGCCGGAGTCGTTCGGCATGCACGCGCAGAACGACACCGCGTGCGCCGTCGCCAACACCATCGCCGCGGTGGAGGCGGGCGTACGCCACGTGCAGGGCACCGCGAACGGCTACGGGGAGCGCCCCGGCAACGCCGACATCTTCGCCGTCGTGGCGAACCTGCAGCTCAAGCTGGGCATGACCGTCCTACCGGACGGGTGCCTGGAACAGATGGCGCACGTCTCGCACGCCATCGCCGAGATCGCCAACATCGCACCCGACTCCCACCAGGCCTACGTCGGGTCCGCAGCGTTCGCCCACAAGGCGGGGCTGCACGCGAGCGCGATCAAAGTCGACCCGGCCCTCTACAACCACGTGGACCCGGCCGTGGTCGGCAACGACATGACGATCCTCGTCACCGAGATGGCCGGCCGGGCCAGCATCGAGCTCAAGAGCCGCGAGCTCGGTCTGGACCTGGCCGGCCTTCCGGACACGCTGTCCAAGGTGACGCACCGGGTGAAGGAGCTGGAGGCGGCGGGCTGGTCCTTCGAGGCCGCCGACGCGTCCTTCGAGCTGCTGGTGCGCCAGTCCCTGGGCGAGCAGACGACCCCGTTCACGCTGGAGTCGTACCGGGTGATCGTCGAGCACCGCGAGGACGGCGCGGTGGTCAGCGAGGCGACCGTCAAGCTGCGGGTGCGCGGCGAACGGGTGATCGCCACGGCGGAGGGCAACGGCCCGGTCAACGCGCTCGACCAGGCCCTGCGCCAGGCGCTGGAGCGGCACTTCCCGCAGCTGACCGGGCTGGAACTGGCCGACTACAAGGTGCGCATCCTGGCCGGCTCGCACGGCACCGACGCGGTGACGCGGGTGCTGGTGGAGACGGTGGACACCGACGGTCGTGACTGGACCACGGTCGGCGTGCACGAGAACGTGGTGGAGGCGAGCTGGCGGGCGCTGGTCGACGCGCTGGCGTACGGCGTCGCCGCCGCGGGCGGGGACCGCAAGGTGCGCTCGCGACGCTGA